ACCTAATTGAGATAATGTTGAGTATGCAATAATTCTTTTCATATCATTATGAACTAAAGCCATTGAAGCTGCAAATATTGCTACAAATGCACCTAAACAGGCAATTGCATATCCAACTTCAGGAACTAATACATATAATTCATTTGATCTTACTACTAAGTAAACACCAGCTGTTACCATAGTAGCAGCGTGAATAAGTGCTGAAACAGGAGTTGGTCCTTCCATTGCATCTGCTAACCACGTATGTAGTGGAAATTGTGCTGATTTACCCATAGCTCCTACAAATAATAATATACCAATCCAAGCAATTGTACTATATTCTAAAGTTCCTATAGTATCAAATACCTCTGAGTATTGAAGTGAACCTAAATTCCAATATATTAAGAACATTGCAAGAAGAATACCTAAATCCCCTATTCTATTCATAATAAAAGCTTCATTTGCAGCCCATGATGCTGATTCTTTTTTATACCAAAATCCAATAAGTAGCCAAGAACAAAGTCCAACCCCTTCCCATCCAATAAATAAAACAGCAAAGTTATCAGCCATTACAAGTATAAGCATTGAAAATACAAATGCTGATAGATAAGAGAAGTATCTATTAAATCCATCATCGTGTTCCATATAACCAATTGAATGAATATGAACCATTGTAGAAACAACTGTAACAACTGTCATCATAACTACACTTATTTGGTCAATTACAAAACCAAATGGAATAATTAGATTTCCAGCTTCTATCCATTCAAATAATGTTACGCTTAAAATCGCATCATTTGTATAAACATATACTAATAAGTTTAAAGAAGCAAACATTGAAACTGCTAACATAAATGATGTAAACCATCCTGTAAATGCAATTTTTTCTCTCATTGAAAATAATGCTGCAACTAAAGAACCTACTATTGGGGCAAAAAGTGCTATATAGATATATTTTTCCATTATTACCCTTTCATTTTTGCAATTTCATCTAAATTAATAGAACCTGTTCTTTTATACCAAAGAATTAAAAGACCTAATCCAATTGCAACTTCACTAGCTGCAACTGCAATAATAAAAAATGCAAACATTTGTCCTGCTAAATCTCCATGGAATTTAGAAATAGCTGCAAGTCCAACATTTACTGCATTTAACATAATCTCTGTTGAAAAGAAAAGCATTAAAACATTTTTACGTCTTAATACTCCTATTAATCCAATACAAAATAAAAGTGTTGATAAAATCAAATAAGCATTAAGTGTCATTTGTCATCCTTCTTTTTCGATGCTTTATCTTCAAGATATACATCAATCTCTTCTTCGCTCATATCTGAATATGACGTTTCCATTTTTTTCCCTGCTAAAACAATTCCACCTATCATTGCAACAAGTAACATAATTGCAGCAACTTCAAAAGGAACTAAGTATTTTGTAAATAATACTAAACCAACATCCGCACTATTTCCAAGTTCTGGATGAATTGGATAAAGTGGATCAATATTTTCACCTAATACAGGAGAAATAAGAATTACAACAATAATTAATGCTAACATTCCTGATAAAAAGAAAACAAGTCTTGGATTTTTTACTTTTTCTTTTACTTCTGATAATGAATCAAAAAACATCATTCCAAAAGCATATAAAGACATAATAGCACCTGTATAAACTACAATTTGTACAGCCCCTAAAAAGTCAGCATTTAATAAAAAGAAAAATGCAGATATAAAAATCATTCCTGCTGCTAATGAACTTAGCGCATACAATACATTGTTTGTTAAGACTGTAATACTAAACATAGTTATAGTTAAAACTGAAAACAGACAAAAAGCTATTATTTCAAACATCTATACTCCTTAGTATGACAACGGTGTTTTTTTAATTTTTTCATCAGCATCTACTGATACTGAACCATAACCAGCAAATTCAGTTTGTTGGTTTATTTGATCAAATGGTGTTAAAATATCTTCTTTAAGTGAAAAATGCGCTCTTTGTTCAGATGAGTTTTCATATCTTCCACCATGAACAATTGCTAATTCTGGACAAACTTCCGCACAGTATCCACAGAAAATACATCTTCCCATATTAATTGTATATTCTAAAACTTCTTTTCTAGAATTTTCATCAATTCTAGTTTCCATTCTAATACAATTTGAAATACATATCTTTTCACATAAACCACAACCAATACATCGCTCTTCACCTGATTCAAGAAGTACTAATAATTTATGTACTGCTCTATATCGAGGACCAATTGGAAGTTTTTCTTTTGGATATTGAACAGTTGCCATTTCACCTTTAAATAAGGCACCTGTCATCATTTTAAATGTAATTTTAAGACCTGTAAATAACTCACCTTTAACAGATCTAGTTATCACTTGTTTAAATGATTCCCAAGATGTTTTAGGATAATTATCTTCTTGGACTACAACGTAATCTTCTGATATATTTCTATTTTTAAATTCTTCAAATCCCATATTATTTCCTTAAATCATTATCACAAGAGCAGTTACTAAAATATTTAGAACTGATAAAGGCATTAGTATTTTCCAACATAACCACATTAACTGATCTGGTCTAATATGAGGCCAAGATGCTCTTGTCCAAAGGAAAAGAAAGATTAAAAACATAACTTTTAATACAATTGCTAAACCACCTGGAATAAACCATAAAGGTTCAAATCCACCTAAGAAAATAAGTGAAATTAGAAATGAAATTGTAAAAAGGTTAGCATACTCTCCAATAAAGAACATACCCCATCTCATACCTGAATACTCTGTTGCATAACCAGCAACTAATTCTGCTTCATGCTCAAGTAAATCAAATGGTGTTCTATTTGTCTCTGCAAATCCAGCTATTGTAAATAGCAAGAATGCTAAAGGTTGTGACCAAATAATCCAGTTGCTAATTCCACCTGCTTGATAATTATTTATATCAATTAAAGATAAAGAACCCACCATCATAAGTGGAGCTAAAAGAGAAAGTCCTGATACAACTTCATATGATAAAAGTTGAATAGCAGTTCTAGCCCCTCCAAGTAATGCCCATTTATTCGCCGAACTCATACCACCTAAAAGTGGTCCATAAAGTCCAACAGCACCAACAGACATAACAAATAAAACACCAACATTAATATCACTTATAATTGGTCTTACTGTATATCCAAACATTTCAAATTCTGGGAAAAATGGAATTGCACTCATAGCAATAAATGCAGTTGCTGCAGTTATAAGTGGTGCTACCATAAAAATAGGTTTATTTGCATTTGCAGGAATAAAATCTTCTTTTGTAAAAAGTTTAATCCCATCTGCTGCAATTTGTAAAAGACCATAAGGACCTACATTTGTAGGACCCAATCTTCTTTGCATAAATGCTAATATCTTTCTTTCAATATATGTTGTAAAACCAGCAAGTACTGAAAATACTGTTAAAACTACTATTACTTTTACAATCGTTTCTATTATAATACTTGTTTCCATATTACACCTTTTCTACAATAGCTGTGTTATATCTGAATGTATCAAATAAAGCTTTTGAAGGAGAGTTTTTATCAAATGTTGAAACATAAGCTATTTCACCAGTGATTTGAATATCAATATACGCATTTAATTCTAAACTTACATTATTTGAAGATACTTTTACTTTTGAACCTTTTTCAAGTCCTAATTTTTCAAAGTGCGCGCTTGAGAAGAAAATACCTGATTGAAGCTCATCTTTAAACTCATGAGACATTGCTGTAAATTCATTAAATTGATTAATTGGATTTGCTTTATAAATCACAATTTCTTCTTCTTTAACTTCTAATTTTCTTAGACTTACTTCTTTTACTTCATCATTTGACTCTAATGTACTCTGCGTTAAATCATAACCTCTATATTCAACTCTATCATTTCCAAACATATTTGGTAAATCATCAAATTCTACTTCTTTATAGCCTCTTTCGAGGGGTAGACAGGCTGTATAATCAATTGTGTATTCAACATCAACATCTAAAATCATATTTGCAATATTATTTAAAGCATAGCCATTAAATGCAACCGCAGCATTTGTAGGAATGATTTTTTTATCAATATTTGTAAAAGTACCTTCTTGTTGATTAAGTGCAGGAATATCTAAATCTCCATCACCTAATGCTGATAATTGGAAGTCTGCTTTTTCATTATAACCAACAGTAAATCCTTCTTGTTCTTCTGAGAGTGTACAAATTTGTGATACACCTAAAGTATTTGTAGAAGTTGGAATAATTACTACTTCAAAAGCAGTATATTTTGTGATTAATCCACAAAGTTTTGCTAAATTTGCTGCATTTGGATGTGTGATTAAATCTTCACCAACTATTAATGAGAAAGTATCTTTTTTAGCTAGCATAGTGTCAATTAGTTCTACAAATGTTTCATCTTTTCCAAAATCTTCTAAAAGTGAGATATATTCAAACTCAACTTCTTTAGAAACTTTTTTAGGAACCATTTTTACAACTTCTTTTTCCTCACCTGTTTCTTCATTTTTAACTATTTCAACAACTTTTTCTTTTATCATTTCACTAACAGTTTTTGTTCTAGTTTCACTTAAAGAGTCAAGATAAGTTTTGATATTTTGTGGTAAATCTTTTCCAAATTTATAAAGTATAAAATAAAGAATCGATTCTTGTGCTAAAGCATCATGATAAATAAATTCAGTAGTTTTACCTTTTTTACCAATTTTTTCCATTACAGGATCTGCAATTGGATGGAAATATAAAGCAGCACCTTTATTCATAATAACAGAGTTATTAAGTGCATATCTTGCATTTGGTAAATCTGATTTTAAATAAGACCCAACAGAAATTACAAAGTTTGAATCATGAACATCTGTAAGTGTTGAAGAGTATAAAGATGTTCCTGCAGAACTAGAATAGTTTGCTAAAAACTCTTGATATAATCTTGCATCTTCATTTACTAAATTTGCACCTGTTTTATCTGCAATCTTTTGTAAAAGTAAAGCTTCTTCATTTGTAATAAATGAGTTAAATTTAATATTTTTTGCTTTTTGAAAACTTTCAATTGCATTTATAAATGCAGTTGTATCTTTTTTCTCAACTTTATTATCAAAGTCATAAGCAAATCTTCCTGCACCATTTAATGTTGAATAATGAGGCTCATTTGTAACTCTATAAATTCTTTTTGTTCTATGATTATCTATTGAATCTTGTTTGATTTCATAATAAATAAATGCACAGTCACTTGAATGTGAATTTGCAGCTGGAATTTTTTTAAGTTCCCAAGAGTTTGATGTATATTGGAAGTCATGAGAAACTAAAGCTCCAACAGGACAGGCTGCAATACACTCACCACAATCTGTACAGGCATCAGCGTCATAACCAATAAGTGATTTATTAAGTTTATTCCACATTGCATATGCATCTTTTGGCATTTCAGTCTTAAATGTTTTATCAATAGCATCAGATGGTCTTTTTACTGTACTAAGTGCATTTGAACCAACCATATCTTTACATACAGTTACACAACGTTCACAAACAATACAAAGTCCTGGGTCATAATTCATAACTCCCCAATGTGCAGTTGGTCTGTGAACATCTTTTATACTATAGCTTTGAGAATCTACTTTCATATATAAAGAGTAATTTTGTAATTCACACTCTCCACTTTGGTCACAAACACCACATTGAAGAGGATGATTAACATCATAAACTTCCATTATGGCTCGTCTTTCTTTTGCAATTGCTGGAGTTTCTGTGTTTATTTGCATATCTGCTTTAACTTTAGTATTACAACCATATACTTGTTTTCCATCAGCTTCAACTAAACACAATCTACATGCTAATGTTGGTGAACATCTTGTTAAATAACATACTGCAGGAACAAAAACATCATTTGCTCTAGCAACATTTAAGATTGATTCTCCATTTTTAGCTTCAATTTGCTTTCCATCAATTGTTAATGTAATCATATCACTCATTATTCATCAACCTTTTGTATTTTTACTTGTTTATATCTATATCCATTAAATAGTTCTTCATTAGAACCTGTTATTTTTGAAATAGCAATTGTTCCATTTAACTTATCATCAACTTTTATAGTTTTTTCTACTTTTGAACTTTTATAGTTTAAATATACCTTATCATTATTTGCAACTTTAGCAATTTGTGCAAAAGATTTACTTGCAATTAAGTCTTGAGTTGATTCATCTTCAATAAGTCTATAAATAACTGTTCCATCAAAAGATTTTAATTCTTCAACTTCTTCAAGTTGTAAATTTGTACATGCATTAATTTTTTCTTCGAAATTATTATCTAATATAATTACATTGAAATCTGTATATTCTTTTATTATAGAAATAAATTTTATAATATTTTCAACTCTTGGATGTTCAATTAAATCATCACCAATTATTAATGTTTTAAATTTACAATTTAAAGAGTTATCATAAGCTTCTTCAAACTCTTCTTCTCCAGCTGAACTTTCAGCTGAAAGATATCCTAAATCCAAACTATCAATATATTTTTTGATAGTATCATTAGATTCTTTTACAAAAGTATTGAGTAATAAAGCTAAAATACCTTCTTCACTTCCTACTTCATATTTTATGAATTGCGTATAATAAAGTTTTAAATCAATATTATCAATTGGATGCATATAAACAAATTGAGCATTTGTTTTTGCAATTGATTCAATAATAGAATCTCTTACTTCTTCTTTATTATTTGAAAGCATAGTCCCAAGAGAAAGAATAAAATCACTTTTAGAAATTATCTCTTTTTTATCCATTATTTATTTTCCTCTTCGACAACTTTTGGTTCAGGTTTTACTTTTTTAATTACTAGTGTCCAATCTACTTCTGTAAATTTAATAGAATTCATTAATGTATAACCAGCTTCATATATAACATCAGCTGATTTTTGAATATTTTCAAAATCCCCAATTTCAAATATAATAATTGCTGTTTCACCATCTCTTATTTGCTTATCCAGAAGGTCAAGCATTCTGTCATAAAAATCGTTTTTTAAATGTCTTAAATCAAATCTTTTCATTTCACATCCTTCATGGCTACACTATATTCTGAGCATTTTGATTCCGAAACTAAAAAATTAAAGCAGTTTATTTTTTTCACGTTTCTCACCTTATCTATCTATTTCGCCGAAAACTATATTTAAGTTACCAATTATAGTAACCACATCGGCTAATTGTAATCCAACAAGTAGTTCTTCAAGCATTGCTGTATGTTGGAAACTCGGCGCTCTAATTTTCATTCTATATGCGTATGGAGTTCCATCACTTACAACGAAATAACCTAATTCACCTTTTGGTGATTCAGTAGCGACATAAACTTCACCTTTTGGTGGTCTCATACCTTGCGTTACAAGAACGAAATGTTGCATTAAAGAATAATTTTGAGTCATAATTTGCTCTTTTGGAGCTGAAATATAGTTTGGAGAATGTGCCATAAGTTGAGAATCACTTTTCTCATACATAGGAACTAATTGTTTTAGTATTTTTGAAGATTCATACATTTCAGCAATACAGATTTTATATCTTCCGTAAGAATCACAAGTATGTGCAATTGGAACATCGAAATCTAATTCATCATAAATACCATAAGGCATCTCTTTTCTTAAATCCCATTTAATACCAGAACCTCTTAAAGCAATACCTGAACATCCCCAAGATTTTGCCATTTTTTGTGTAATCACACCTACATTTTCAAGTCTCATTTTCCAGATTCTATTCTCTGTTAATAAACCTTCATATTTCTTGATTTCAGTTTCTAAAATCTGCAAAAATGACATACAGTCATCAATCCAATTAGATGGTAAGTCCAAAGGAACTCCACCAATTCTAATTGCACTATGAGTTAGTCTTGCACCACAATAGTCTTCTATTAAGTCCATTGCATATTCTCTTTCTCTAAAACAATAAAGAAACATAGACATAGCACCAACATCAAGTGCATGTGTTGCTAACCAAAAAAG
The Poseidonibacter antarcticus DNA segment above includes these coding regions:
- the nuoH gene encoding NADH-quinone oxidoreductase subunit NuoH is translated as METSIIIETIVKVIVVLTVFSVLAGFTTYIERKILAFMQRRLGPTNVGPYGLLQIAADGIKLFTKEDFIPANANKPIFMVAPLITAATAFIAMSAIPFFPEFEMFGYTVRPIISDINVGVLFVMSVGAVGLYGPLLGGMSSANKWALLGGARTAIQLLSYEVVSGLSLLAPLMMVGSLSLIDINNYQAGGISNWIIWSQPLAFLLFTIAGFAETNRTPFDLLEHEAELVAGYATEYSGMRWGMFFIGEYANLFTISFLISLIFLGGFEPLWFIPGGLAIVLKVMFLIFLFLWTRASWPHIRPDQLMWLCWKILMPLSVLNILVTALVIMI
- the nuoK gene encoding NADH-quinone oxidoreductase subunit NuoK — encoded protein: MTLNAYLILSTLLFCIGLIGVLRRKNVLMLFFSTEIMLNAVNVGLAAISKFHGDLAGQMFAFFIIAVAASEVAIGLGLLILWYKRTGSINLDEIAKMKG
- a CDS encoding NADH-quinone oxidoreductase subunit J, producing MFEIIAFCLFSVLTITMFSITVLTNNVLYALSSLAAGMIFISAFFFLLNADFLGAVQIVVYTGAIMSLYAFGMMFFDSLSEVKEKVKNPRLVFFLSGMLALIIVVILISPVLGENIDPLYPIHPELGNSADVGLVLFTKYLVPFEVAAIMLLVAMIGGIVLAGKKMETSYSDMSEEEIDVYLEDKASKKKDDK
- a CDS encoding NADH-quinone oxidoreductase subunit G, producing the protein MSDMITLTIDGKQIEAKNGESILNVARANDVFVPAVCYLTRCSPTLACRLCLVEADGKQVYGCNTKVKADMQINTETPAIAKERRAIMEVYDVNHPLQCGVCDQSGECELQNYSLYMKVDSQSYSIKDVHRPTAHWGVMNYDPGLCIVCERCVTVCKDMVGSNALSTVKRPSDAIDKTFKTEMPKDAYAMWNKLNKSLIGYDADACTDCGECIAACPVGALVSHDFQYTSNSWELKKIPAANSHSSDCAFIYYEIKQDSIDNHRTKRIYRVTNEPHYSTLNGAGRFAYDFDNKVEKKDTTAFINAIESFQKAKNIKFNSFITNEEALLLQKIADKTGANLVNEDARLYQEFLANYSSSAGTSLYSSTLTDVHDSNFVISVGSYLKSDLPNARYALNNSVIMNKGAALYFHPIADPVMEKIGKKGKTTEFIYHDALAQESILYFILYKFGKDLPQNIKTYLDSLSETRTKTVSEMIKEKVVEIVKNEETGEEKEVVKMVPKKVSKEVEFEYISLLEDFGKDETFVELIDTMLAKKDTFSLIVGEDLITHPNAANLAKLCGLITKYTAFEVVIIPTSTNTLGVSQICTLSEEQEGFTVGYNEKADFQLSALGDGDLDIPALNQQEGTFTNIDKKIIPTNAAVAFNGYALNNIANMILDVDVEYTIDYTACLPLERGYKEVEFDDLPNMFGNDRVEYRGYDLTQSTLESNDEVKEVSLRKLEVKEEEIVIYKANPINQFNEFTAMSHEFKDELQSGIFFSSAHFEKLGLEKGSKVKVSSNNVSLELNAYIDIQITGEIAYVSTFDKNSPSKALFDTFRYNTAIVEKV
- a CDS encoding NADH-ubiquinone oxidoreductase subunit E family protein, with the protein product MKRFDLRHLKNDFYDRMLDLLDKQIRDGETAIIIFEIGDFENIQKSADVIYEAGYTLMNSIKFTEVDWTLVIKKVKPEPKVVEEENK
- the nuoL gene encoding NADH-quinone oxidoreductase subunit L; translated protein: MEKYIYIALFAPIVGSLVAALFSMREKIAFTGWFTSFMLAVSMFASLNLLVYVYTNDAILSVTLFEWIEAGNLIIPFGFVIDQISVVMMTVVTVVSTMVHIHSIGYMEHDDGFNRYFSYLSAFVFSMLILVMADNFAVLFIGWEGVGLCSWLLIGFWYKKESASWAANEAFIMNRIGDLGILLAMFLIYWNLGSLQYSEVFDTIGTLEYSTIAWIGILLFVGAMGKSAQFPLHTWLADAMEGPTPVSALIHAATMVTAGVYLVVRSNELYVLVPEVGYAIACLGAFVAIFAASMALVHNDMKRIIAYSTLSQLGYMFVAAGLGAYWVALFHLATHAFFKSVLFLGAGNVMHAMDDNLDIRKMGGLHKKMKFTSIIMTIASLALAGIFPLAGFFSKDKILESAFDANAYGLWAVLWITAGLTAFYSFRLVMKVFHGEQNYSNEEHHPHEAKGFVIAAMIPLAILAIVAGWFEHGFVEFVTKTLPTWEAVNTAHSTAWILILVTSAIAIAGVAYAVIKYNNGGFSKTWEDKAIYKLLSNQYYIPQFYSNFITKPYYKLSVWVFNVIEIKIIDNTIEGIARLINKLGGKARVIQSGNLSSSLRLMVLGLILGLVLALVLSLFEGVK
- the nuoI gene encoding NADH-quinone oxidoreductase subunit NuoI, translated to MGFEEFKNRNISEDYVVVQEDNYPKTSWESFKQVITRSVKGELFTGLKITFKMMTGALFKGEMATVQYPKEKLPIGPRYRAVHKLLVLLESGEERCIGCGLCEKICISNCIRMETRIDENSRKEVLEYTINMGRCIFCGYCAEVCPELAIVHGGRYENSSEQRAHFSLKEDILTPFDQINQQTEFAGYGSVSVDADEKIKKTPLSY
- the nuoD gene encoding NADH dehydrogenase (quinone) subunit D, with protein sequence MQQANRLKPFFENINFEREDNTMMVNFGPQHPSAHGQMRLVLELQGEQVVKSRPMIGYLHRGMEKMAENMIYNEFLPTTDRMDYIAATSNNYGYALAIEKLLGIEAPRRAEIIRTMLLELNRITSHLFWLATHALDVGAMSMFLYCFREREYAMDLIEDYCGARLTHSAIRIGGVPLDLPSNWIDDCMSFLQILETEIKKYEGLLTENRIWKMRLENVGVITQKMAKSWGCSGIALRGSGIKWDLRKEMPYGIYDELDFDVPIAHTCDSYGRYKICIAEMYESSKILKQLVPMYEKSDSQLMAHSPNYISAPKEQIMTQNYSLMQHFVLVTQGMRPPKGEVYVATESPKGELGYFVVSDGTPYAYRMKIRAPSFQHTAMLEELLVGLQLADVVTIIGNLNIVFGEIDR